The window CTATTCCAGCTAAAACGGTACTAATTTTACTCATTGACTGATTAATAGAGTTACCAAAGTTTCTAACTTGAGATTGTGCTTTTTGCATACCTTTTTGGAGACCGCTGAAATCAGCACCAGCCCGTACCATAAAGTTTCTTACAATTGCCATTTACCTTCACCTCCTCTTGAAAACAAAATAAAAGGAGCCCCTATGATATGAACTCCTAATAAACAGTGCCACCAAAAGCAGCGTTAAGTTTCTTAACTTCATTCAGCATTTCTTCAGGTGTCATTCGTTTTGGTTTATCTTCACCGTTGAGCTTTTTAAGTACCTCAGTTAAATCTTTAATTGATAATTTGCCGACCCGCTGCCAACGTGCATTGAAATATGCAACAGTAAGTTGATTTTCAATTTCATGTTTGCGTATTTCGCTTTCAAGTTTTTGTTTTTCATTAAACACCTTGATAGAGATGCTCAATTCGTAAGGGGTCATCTCGTTATACTCCGAGATGCTTATGCCCAAATGGATTGCAGATTTTAAGGACTCTTCCCAGCTCCACGTTACTGGCTCTTCTCCGCAATCCTCTGATCGTTTTTTTCATCAACCTCGACAGTGCCGAATGCCGCTTCAAATGCTTGCTGCATCTTTTGCATGATTTCAGAGAAACTTGGTGCCTGGTCGAGTAGATCCTCCATGTCCTCGAGTTTCAGGACCTCGTTATGCCGTCTTGCATCGTACTCCAAACCAATGAGCATGATTTTTTCTAGTTCTCCTAGGTCTGTACCTTCAAATTCAAAGTTTTCGAGATTCTGACCTGTTACAGCCATCATTTTTTTCAAGGCCTTATGGCCAAAACGGACTTCCCTTGGACGATCCAAATTAATAATGACAACATCGTTTTTATCGTTTTTATCCGGCATTTCATTTCCTCCTAATAGAAAAAGACTAGAGAAAACTCTCTAGTCTTAAGCAGTTTTGACTACTACAACTTCATATACTTTTGGAGCTTTATTCGACTCGTTAGCAACGATTGTTAATTTCTTTGAGCCGATTGTCATAGCAATCGCAGCTGATGCCACTCCACTATTAAGCTTTTGAGCAAATACCCCGTCAACAAACAAATCGATGTTTTGGCCTGCTCCGGTGGCCGTTACTGTAACGCTGGCAGCAGTGACACCACTAAAAGCATACAGGTAATTGCCGTTATTGAATGCAGGTGTCAAAGCCCCGCCCGTTCCAGCTAACGCTAGTGCAGAAAGCCCAGCTGAAGGCGTAAGTCCAAGGCTCGGTTTTCCACTGACTTTTACAGTCGCTTCAAAGCTGACACCGTCTTCCATTTCAGCTCCAGTGCTGACGCCTGTTACAATTCCATTAAAGGTCCAGGCAGCGCCAAAAGGAAAAAGGATAGTGAAAGGGAGCATCGTTCCATTCATATAAGCGTTATAAAGGGCGACCTGCCCATTTGTATCGCCGGGATTGAAAAAACCCGATAAAGAAGCTTCTCCTGCATCCTTTAGGCCCTGCATGAAAGTGCGAAAACCATCAACACTATCCAAAGTGGTTGTTTCTAGTGTGTCGGCAGACAAATCAAGTCCGCCAATGGATGTCAGGTCGGCCACGCTATTAGCATTAACTAACAGCTTCGTTCCCATTGCAGCAAACATTCTATTACCTCCTAAAATTTAAATATACCTTCAATCAAACACCGGTAAAGCGATACCTGATTTTCATATAGTTCTACCGGCTTTTCGTAAGTAAAGTTTTGAATAAAAGGGCCGGAGTGACCAATGTTCCGGCTCTGGAATGATACTAACTTTGTTATGACTTGCTGAGTAAGATCCTTTAGCCCCGCATACGAATCTGTAAAGATATTAATCTCGCAAGGTACCTCCTTGCTGGAATGGTAGCCCTTCAAACTCTTGTCCTGGAGTCCTTCAGATGATACATAAATTATATATGGAGCCGGTGTCCCCTCAGGAGCATTTAAGGGGTACACCTTATCCGCCAGTCCTGGCAAAGAAGACAATTCCGCAGTCAATGCCTCCTCAAAGTTCACATTAATCACTCCAATTTATCAATTTCCTTTGTTAAAACCTCAACAACGGTTTCCTCAATTTTTTCGTTATTGTCATCAAGGGATTTTCTCATATACCTGAATCCGGGAGTATACTTGCCATACTGATCCATCCAACCATACTCCTGGGAAGCAGGGTAGTATGAACGATTGCCAGTGGATGACTCTTTTACAAAGACATCGTTCATACTCTTGTCCAACGTCACCTGGTAGACTTTCTTGCCCTTTATCTTTGCTCGTTCACCTTTTAAAACAAGACCCTTCTTGAGGTTTCCCGAATCAACAGGGGCGTTCTTTTTGGCAGCCCTCAAGGCAATTGTTCCACCTTTTCTAGCTGCCTTCGTGACGCACTTTTGGGGCAATCTCTCGAGAGTTTTGAGTGTTTTTTCAAGCTCCCGCATGCCTTTGATTTCCGAACGGCGAGCCATCACATTACTTCCTTGCAGACAAGTTCCAGGAATCGATTCTTCTCGTCTATGTTAATTGGCGGGGTTACCAATTGGAGTTCTTTAGTGCCATACTGGATTTTCATCGTCGCATCGATATCTTTTCTGTACCGAATAGTGACCTTTGTGGTGGCCTCTGAATGAGTCTGAAGTGCGCTATAGAGTTCCCGTCCTCGCAACGGCTTTACATTGGCCCAGACGGTAGCAACTTTCTTCCAGTTATCGGCTCCTTTAACCACTTCCCCGTAACCATTCCGTTTGTCGGACAGCTTTAAAAAAGTGACTCGCTTATTTAATTGACCTGGATTCATTTTAGCTGCCTCCAAACGAATGGAATTTATACGGGCCGATGAGCGCATTCACAGAAAACGCAATTTCTCCTTCAACCCTGCCGAGTACCCCACGATTTTCATACCAATGAGCAATTAGCATGTACATTGCCACGATTACTTCTTCGGGGATGTCCCACCTGGTTTCGTCAGTCATTTTTTCCGCGAGTAAGGGCCGCTTCAGCTTAGTTTCACAGAAACTTCTTGCAGCTTTTATGAGCAGATCCTTAATGAATTTATCATCTTCAGGTGGGGTATCTCTCAGGTAGCTTTTTGCATCTTCCAGAGTAATCAACTCACCCATTTAAGTTCGCGAGAGCTTCCTCAGCCTCTTCCTTACCCTGGACCTTCTCTCCGTTAGGAAGTAGATACCAGCCACCACCCAAATGCTTTAATCCCACAATAGGAGCCTCAATTTCGTCGTTTTCAATATCCTGTGTAGTCTCAACGACGATTGCAGATCCTACCTCGACAAGAACCTCTGCCTCTTCCCGGTCCATTGTTTCGCCAACTTCGTATTCCTTATCAGTTTCAAAAACCCCTGCCGGTGAAGCAGAGGTTTTGAGCATCTTGATTTTCAATCGGAACACCCTTTCTTTATCCTAATTTCACACGGACAAATCCTTCAGCGAGAGCAGGCGCTCCATCTGTCTCCAGACGCCCAATAAAGCCTGTTTGGTTTGACTCGGCATAAAGCTCCACCAGACGTTGGATTTGCATGTCAAGTGCATCCGCAATCCAGTAGTTGGAGAAATCTGCGAGAGCACCAACATACTGGCCAGTTGTAAAAGTATTAGGAGCGAAATCGGAAGCGTTGTATTTGAAATTGAGAAGCTTGTCTGGGTTTGGTCCGTTTGGATCAATCATATAACGGCCATCTCCGTCCTTAATTTTGAGCAACTGCAGGATTGCATCCGGATGGAAGACCCACTGCGCTTTTCCGTGATATCCCTGTTTAAGTGCAAATTTAGCAGCCAAGAGACCGTCGTATGTGACAGCATTTGCAGAATTTCCGTTAGCGATGTCCCTAGTAGTCGGTACACCATTAGCGCTTGCAGTGAAGATTCCAAGAGGCTTACCTACACCGTCACCAGTAAGGAATGCTTTTTCCTGGGCAACCGCAAATTTATAAGCAAGTCTTTCACGTACAATCGCTTCGATTGGAAGTGCAGAGGCACGCAAAAGTTTATTTGACACCTTAACCCGCTTAGCCAGTGGATTTGGTTTGAATTCACGCTTTCCAAATTTCAAGTCTGTTTCATTACCTGTTGCAAGTTCAGTTGTCCAATCCGCATCAGTAGCGTCCTGAGCAAGTGTAGGTACGCCAAGAGAAGCTGCAGACGTCAATGGCTGAACGAAAGCCAATTGGCGAATAAAGACCATGCTATCAAGATTTTTTAGTAGTTGTTTAACAAACTGCATTGGTACGACAGTAAATCCACCGTCTGCATCAACGCCAGCTTGCAGGGCCCGGGATTCTTCAGGTGTGAAGTTTGCCTGGTGACCGTTAGAAAGATATTTGTCGAAGGCAGATCGGTACTCATCAGTTTCAGTAAAGTGCCTCTTCTCGTTCCCTGGAACAGCTGGAGTTGGTAATGGAGGCTCTTGGCCGCGAGTTTCCCCTTCCATTTGAGAAAGCTGCTCTTCCATTTCGATTTTGCCGCGAAGCTCCTCAGCCTCATCAATATACTTTTTCCATTGATCCTTAAATTCCTGAGTATTATCCCTGTTCTCAGCCTTTGCTGTTTCAAGAGCAGCACGGGCCTGATTAATCAGATTTGCACGCTTTTGACGCATTTCACGAATTGCTGGTTTCATAAGGTTGTTACCTCCAGTATTTTAAAATAAAAAAAAGACGTTCCTAGAACATCTCCATCAATTCCAATTCCTTTTCAAAAGAATTGTCGGTATTCACTTTTTTCTGTTTGAATTCATTAAAGACAGCCTCAGCCGAACGGATTCCGGTCTCACTTGTGGGATAGGCCGGAGTAGTAACTGGACTAACTTCAAACAGTTTAGCTTTTTTTACAGTCCGGACAGCCATCTCTTCAGTTTCATCCCACTCGTCAACTTCTGCCCGGAATATGAACGAAGAACCACGGACATCGCCGCGTTCAATGCTTTCAACATACTTGTCAGCCCAAGAAGGAGGGGTGATTTCATAACGCAGGCCAACTTCATCCTCTTGAAGTTTCAAGGTGCCAGCTGTGTTCCTGCCAAGGATTTCACTAGGATTGTGATTCCATGCAGCATAGATGTCGTCATTGATTGATTCAGCAAAAGCGCCGCGTTCAAACTGCTCCGCGAACATCCCCCAAATAGGAACACTACGCTGGCCCCATTTCACCGCATAGCCGACAATCCTTTTCTTTTCACCTTCAGGCTCAGCTCTCACTTCTATATTGGTGAGGGAGCGTTTTTCCTTCTCATTCACTCTTCTCACCTCCTTTCAGGTATTGCTGTCCGGCCATATTTACAGGGATCATATTTCCGTTTACCAAGTAAGCATCCAAGCCTTCAATTTTGTCTTCATTTTCCTTATCCCGAATATCATTTCCGCTCAGCCAACCATTCTGTCGGCCGATTTGATAAGCTTCGTAGCGAGATTTCATATCGCCTCGCATCAAACCATCCAGGTTGTACTCAGCATAGTATTGCTTTCTTTCTTCCGTGGTTAAGAGCTTCCAATTAAGAGTCTGTTCCCATCTTACTGCCCAAGGCCTAATGGTATGTTTAGCAAAGCCAATGTCCTGGTGTTCGATATTGGAGAAAGTTGCTTTATCCAGATTGCCCACTAAATGCAAAGGAACCCGGTAAAGCCTCGCAATCTCTTCCAACTGGAATTTACGGGTTTGTAAGAACTGGGCATCTTCAGGAGGTATCCCAATTTGTTTATAAGTCATGCCTTCTTCGAGTATGGCCACCTTATGAGAGTTTTCAAGCCCTTTATGCATTTCGTCCCAGCTCGAACGCAGGTGCTTGATTGCATCTTCCCCCAGTTCTCCAGGGTGTTCCAAAACCCCAAGTGGTTTTGCCCCGTTGCTGAAGAATCTCGACCCGTATTCCTCTGCAGCTTGTCCGAGCCCGATGCTTTCCCTCGCTAAACCTATTACTGAAAGACCTACTAGGCCATCTAATGAGAATCCAACTAAATGGAGCATCTGATCAGCCGAGAGATTTATCACCTTACCGTCTGGGCCAGCAACTTCATACCCCATTTTCTTGGTGGTTGGATTTCGCTTTGGAATAACTTTTGATGGGTGCTGTGGGTAGAGTCCTCTCGGTTCTCCATCCGGTCCCCAATCGATAAATGCGTAACCATTCCCCCAAAGCAAAATGCACGCCTGCAAGACTTGCCTGAAAGTAAAGCTTGTCATTTCTTCGTTCGGTCTCGAATGCAATAAATCATATAGTTTCTTTTCTCGAGCCTTCGCTCGGCCATTGCTGCCTTTATCCCTGTATAGGTGTAAAGGTAAGGAGGCCATTGTTTCAGATATGACATTTACACAGGAAAACACAGCGATATAACTTAGAGCTGTGGTCTCATTTACTACTTTCCCAGCGTAACTCCTATTGCCTCCACTTAGCCAGGCAACATCTGAATCGCTAGGATTAGCCAAATCCATTGAGCGCTTTCCAAATAGTGAATCTATAAAGCCCATTGTCTTTTATCACCTCCTCGCTGCCAAAATGCTCACCCCTATCAGAGAAAATCCGACAAATAAAAAAGCCGCAGGTTTGTATATCATGTTCAAACCATAAGCAGCTATTGAAATTCCAGATAAAAAGGCGAAATCAGTCATGTGTTTTATAAAATAACCTTTGATAGGATTCTTTTTCATAGCGATACAATCCCTCTCCTTTTGTAAACACTTGGTTTAACCGCTATTTCTTCAAGTTTAACGGCAATGGCCATAGCATTTATAAGCGAAACGGTTAAGTCGATCCTATCAATCGATTTGTTTTTCATCGGTTTGATATTTTCATTCCCGTCAACAGCAATATGGACGTTGCCAAAACACCAGCGTGCTGCCGGATTTTCCTCATGTTTCATAGCGCCTGAACGTAAAAGCCGCTCAATTTCCTTCATCGCCGGAGACATCATCGCCATATTCTGTGCCACTTCAAGCACTTCCACGTCCTGATTCATGAGCCTCTGGGTCAACATACGGCTATTCCAAGGGTCTGTACCTAGCTTTTCGAACTTATATTGCTTGCTATGTTGTAAAATCCTAGCCTCGACAAACTCATAGTCAATGACATCACCAGGAGTTGCATGCATAAAACCGTCATTTACCCATTTGTCATAGGGAACCTTATCCCGTTTTATCTTTTCTACCATCTTGTCTTCCGGAATCCATCCCTCACTTAAAAAATACCATCCGTCCAGTCCTTCCTGAGGAGGAAATAATAGAGTTAGCCCGGTCAAATCTGTAGTTGCTGATAAATCGAGCCCTGGATAGCAACGCTTACCCAGCAAATCTCTTTTGTTAATCTGTTGCACCGAAGTATCCCATAAGGTTAAGGGCAACCAACCAACAGATTTTAGGGCAACCCATTGATTGAGTCGGAGCCAACGGAATAACTTCTCTTTTGCAGCATCGTTACGCGCTCCAATCGCTTCTTGCCGAACAGCTTCAATGTCAATCGTTACACCCAACGATGGATTAGCCAGATACCAGGTTTTTTCGTCAAAAATATCAGCTTCTTCAGGAGCGCAAAATATTTTTACATACCAATAAGGGTCCTCAATCTCGCCGACAGTAATCTTTCGAGCATATTCGTGTACTTCCCACCCGATAGATTTTTTGTCCGGGTCATCACCGGCCGTTGTTATTACCCAATATAACGGTTCTTTCCTTGCCGAACCGGAACCAAATGTCATAACGTCCCACAATTCACGATTGGGCTGTGCGTGGAGCTCGTCAAAAATAACTACAGTCGGATTAATACCGTGCTTAGTATAAGCTTCGGCCGACATTACCTTCAGGAATGTGCCAGTTTCAGTATTAATGATTTCTTTTTTGCTATCAACTACCTTAAGAAGTGAAGACAAATCCTCATCCTGGTCAATCATCTGAAGGGCAGCCTTGTAAGTTAATCCGGCCTGTTCTTTATCAGCTGCGCAACAATATATTTGACCTCCAGGAGGATCCATAACCAGGTGCTTCAACGATAGTGCCGCAATAGTAGTCGTTTTTGCGTTTTTCTTAGGGATTTCAAGATAGGCATAGCGATATTGGCGATAGCCTCGCTCGTTGACCGTCCCGTAAACATCCCAAAGTACATCATGTTGCCATTTTTGCAAGACAAAAGGTTGGCCGTAAAAATCATCTGTCAGGTTTAACAGCTGGATGAATTCAATAACCTCGAGGGCTCGGGAAGGATCATGAGCCATTGCCTACCCCTCGCTTTTGAAGAAAGGAAGACATTTTGCTCTTTTTAGAGTCTTCCGGTTTTTTAGGAACAGATCTTAAAGCAGATTGGATTGTCATAATGTTTTCTTTAGAAATATCGATTAGCATTTTTCGCTTATCCTTAAGCGCCTTGCCACAATCCAATATTTGTTTTTGCATTTTCACTTTTATTTCCATCTTTGTAGCAAAATCGATTTCTTCATCCTCGCACTTTTCATCAAACTCTTCTAAATTTTTCATAAGGGTTTCCTTAAACACTTCGATCTCTTTGCACTCGGCATGGATTAAACAGTGAAGGTTTATGATGTGTCCGTAAAGGTCATCATCTTTGCCGATTGATTTCAACAATTTCTTAACCCTTGTGAATTCTTTATGTGCTATAGGATTCTTTTTAACTTCAGGACTCTCTTTAAGGTGAGTACCTGTCAGTAATTCACTCTCACCTTTTTCCCTTACTTGTTTTTCAGCCTTTGTTCTATGTCCTTGCACCAGATGCAAAGGTTTTGGTGGTCGTCCTCCTGGCACAATACTCACCTCCTAAAAAAAATTTGTAGTTTTGGGAAAAAATCTTGCGTTCAGGTGGGGACGCGGTCTTACAAGGCTATATAATTAGGAATTTGACCCACCCCCACCCCTGAATGTAAAATTATGTTATAAACAAATAAAATAAAGGTTAATGGGGAGCTATCTTATGCAAACATCATATTTTCCAGCTAAATTTAATGAGCCTTCTTTTCACTGCCCACATTGTAACGTTTTTGCTTCACAAGATTGGTGTGATATTTATTATGACGCAGGGATTGGTTTTAAAGCCATGCCTCTATATCGCACCTCAATTTGTGCCCACTGTAATGAGAAAGCAATATGGCTTAAAGGTAATTTAGTAGTTCCAATGACAAGTACAGCCCCTTTACCACATTCGGATATGCCACTTGAACTAATAGATGATTACAATGAGGCTGCCAGTATCGTTAATATTTCTCCTAGAGGAGCAGCTGCCTTACTACGATTAGTTCTTCAAAAACTTATGGTTTCATTAGGTTTACCAGGTAAGGATATTAATAGAGATATAGGAGCCCTTGTAAGTAGTGGTTTACCTGAGTTAATACAACAAGCTTTGGATATTGTAAGAGTAGTAGGAAATGAGTCTGTTCATCCAGGACAAATGGATATTACAGACAAACATGAAACTGCTATGCAACTTTTTAATTTAATTAACTTTATAATTGAGGATAGGATTACTAGACCAAAACAAATTAATGAATTATATATGCAACTTCCGGAGGGCAAACGTTTGGGAATAGAGCAGAGGGATAAAGCACCTAAATAAGGTGTTTTATTTATTCCCAAATCCTCCGTCCTCCTTCGCAGTCTTTATATCATGGTGCCTCTTGCACAGAGGCTGCCAGTTATTCTTATCCCAGAACAATTGCTTATCACCTTTATGTGGGATGATGTGGTCCACTACTGTAGCGGGTATGTGCTTCTCTTCCTGCTGGCAGTGGACACACAGTGGATACTTCTTTAGATATCCAAGCCGTGTCTTCCTCCACCTGCTGTCATATCCTCGCTGTGCTGCGGTGCCACGGTGGTTGTCATATCGGTTATTCTCGACCGGCTTATGCTGATTGCAATACTTTCTCTCGGTTAGGTTTGGACAGCCAGGCTTGGAGCATGGGCGCTTAGGTTTACTTGGCATAAAAATCACCCCAAAAAAAGTACCTTTTAAGGTACCAAATCATTTTTTTATATTTAATTTCAATTCTTCTCTTTTCACTGTTGATTTAGAATCATCAAATGCAATTAGCTTATATTCAAGTGAAATTTCATTCTTATTTTTCAACTGCGTTACAATATAATTATCTTTATAAGATGCTAGAATAACGTATCGTTTTCCTTCCTGAAGAAGTAAAGAATATGGAGCTGAACCACCCGCTTTACCATAGCTCTGCATATATCCCATAAAGAGAGAAGATATAATTGCATAAATACTTATTACAATTAGTATGGTAGTCTTATTCATTTTTTTCTTTAATAAAAAAATGATACAAATTCCTATTACAACAATTAGAGTTGAACTAAATTCGAAAAACAACATTTCTTTATAATAAAGAATCATAAGAGCTATCGCATAAACAATAATAAAAACAATTATTTTACGCTTTTGTGGATTGAAAATAAAACTAGACATCGTCGGTACGTATACTAATAAGAGAAGACTAAGTGAGATCAATGTATCAGTAATATTGTTTACCCCTAATTCAATTAAGTGAGTTGGAATTCCCCAAAATACATACACTCCTAAATTATAAGAATAAACTAGACTGTAGCCTACAATAGTTAAAATTATTACAATATCTAGATTAGGCAATATTTTTTTTATATTTTCCAAAACTCTCCACTCCTTTATAACTTCATTTCTACGCCTGTTCCCAATATCCTTTTTTCGACAAAATTTTATTTTCTTCTATTAACCCCTTTGATTCTCTAGTAAGTATCTCGGTTCATGTCCACGATATCAAACAGGTCATGCAAGTTAAACGCTCTTTCAGTTTCCTGGTTTGGTTTCTTTGTTTAAAAGGTCAGTGACCTTCACAGTGCATCACTCTTTCACCAAATAATGGCACCCTTTACTTCGGCAGGCGACAGCCGCTGCGATCCATTCCTTAACCGCTTCAGTCGTCGGCCGTAGAGGAGGAAGGGGGACCTTCTAACAGGAATGGCGTAATAGGAAAACAGGCATGAAAGAAGCGCCTTATCTCAAACGGATAGGCGCTTTTTGACACATCTATAATTTTCCATACTAT is drawn from Bacillus sp. FJAT-18017 and contains these coding sequences:
- a CDS encoding phage tail tube protein gives rise to the protein MFAAMGTKLLVNANSVADLTSIGGLDLSADTLETTTLDSVDGFRTFMQGLKDAGEASLSGFFNPGDTNGQVALYNAYMNGTMLPFTILFPFGAAWTFNGIVTGVSTGAEMEDGVSFEATVKVSGKPSLGLTPSAGLSALALAGTGGALTPAFNNGNYLYAFSGVTAASVTVTATGAGQNIDLFVDGVFAQKLNSGVASAAIAMTIGSKKLTIVANESNKAPKVYEVVVVKTA
- a CDS encoding DUF3168 domain-containing protein, with the protein product MNFEEALTAELSSLPGLADKVYPLNAPEGTPAPYIIYVSSEGLQDKSLKGYHSSKEVPCEINIFTDSYAGLKDLTQQVITKLVSFQSRNIGHSGPFIQNFTYEKPVELYENQVSLYRCLIEGIFKF
- a CDS encoding HK97-gp10 family putative phage morphogenesis protein, which gives rise to MARRSEIKGMRELEKTLKTLERLPQKCVTKAARKGGTIALRAAKKNAPVDSGNLKKGLVLKGERAKIKGKKVYQVTLDKSMNDVFVKESSTGNRSYYPASQEYGWMDQYGKYTPGFRYMRKSLDDNNEKIEETVVEVLTKEIDKLE
- a CDS encoding phage head closure protein; this translates as MNPGQLNKRVTFLKLSDKRNGYGEVVKGADNWKKVATVWANVKPLRGRELYSALQTHSEATTKVTIRYRKDIDATMKIQYGTKELQLVTPPINIDEKNRFLELVCKEVM
- a CDS encoding head-tail connector protein, which produces MGELITLEDAKSYLRDTPPEDDKFIKDLLIKAARSFCETKLKRPLLAEKMTDETRWDIPEEVIVAMYMLIAHWYENRGVLGRVEGEIAFSVNALIGPYKFHSFGGS
- a CDS encoding phage major capsid protein, which translates into the protein MKPAIREMRQKRANLINQARAALETAKAENRDNTQEFKDQWKKYIDEAEELRGKIEMEEQLSQMEGETRGQEPPLPTPAVPGNEKRHFTETDEYRSAFDKYLSNGHQANFTPEESRALQAGVDADGGFTVVPMQFVKQLLKNLDSMVFIRQLAFVQPLTSAASLGVPTLAQDATDADWTTELATGNETDLKFGKREFKPNPLAKRVKVSNKLLRASALPIEAIVRERLAYKFAVAQEKAFLTGDGVGKPLGIFTASANGVPTTRDIANGNSANAVTYDGLLAAKFALKQGYHGKAQWVFHPDAILQLLKIKDGDGRYMIDPNGPNPDKLLNFKYNASDFAPNTFTTGQYVGALADFSNYWIADALDMQIQRLVELYAESNQTGFIGRLETDGAPALAEGFVRVKLG
- a CDS encoding HK97 family phage prohead protease encodes the protein MNEKEKRSLTNIEVRAEPEGEKKRIVGYAVKWGQRSVPIWGMFAEQFERGAFAESINDDIYAAWNHNPSEILGRNTAGTLKLQEDEVGLRYEITPPSWADKYVESIERGDVRGSSFIFRAEVDEWDETEEMAVRTVKKAKLFEVSPVTTPAYPTSETGIRSAEAVFNEFKQKKVNTDNSFEKELELMEMF
- a CDS encoding phage portal protein, yielding MGFIDSLFGKRSMDLANPSDSDVAWLSGGNRSYAGKVVNETTALSYIAVFSCVNVISETMASLPLHLYRDKGSNGRAKAREKKLYDLLHSRPNEEMTSFTFRQVLQACILLWGNGYAFIDWGPDGEPRGLYPQHPSKVIPKRNPTTKKMGYEVAGPDGKVINLSADQMLHLVGFSLDGLVGLSVIGLARESIGLGQAAEEYGSRFFSNGAKPLGVLEHPGELGEDAIKHLRSSWDEMHKGLENSHKVAILEEGMTYKQIGIPPEDAQFLQTRKFQLEEIARLYRVPLHLVGNLDKATFSNIEHQDIGFAKHTIRPWAVRWEQTLNWKLLTTEERKQYYAEYNLDGLMRGDMKSRYEAYQIGRQNGWLSGNDIRDKENEDKIEGLDAYLVNGNMIPVNMAGQQYLKGGEKSE
- a CDS encoding terminase large subunit — translated: MAHDPSRALEVIEFIQLLNLTDDFYGQPFVLQKWQHDVLWDVYGTVNERGYRQYRYAYLEIPKKNAKTTTIAALSLKHLVMDPPGGQIYCCAADKEQAGLTYKAALQMIDQDEDLSSLLKVVDSKKEIINTETGTFLKVMSAEAYTKHGINPTVVIFDELHAQPNRELWDVMTFGSGSARKEPLYWVITTAGDDPDKKSIGWEVHEYARKITVGEIEDPYWYVKIFCAPEEADIFDEKTWYLANPSLGVTIDIEAVRQEAIGARNDAAKEKLFRWLRLNQWVALKSVGWLPLTLWDTSVQQINKRDLLGKRCYPGLDLSATTDLTGLTLLFPPQEGLDGWYFLSEGWIPEDKMVEKIKRDKVPYDKWVNDGFMHATPGDVIDYEFVEARILQHSKQYKFEKLGTDPWNSRMLTQRLMNQDVEVLEVAQNMAMMSPAMKEIERLLRSGAMKHEENPAARWCFGNVHIAVDGNENIKPMKNKSIDRIDLTVSLINAMAIAVKLEEIAVKPSVYKRRGIVSL
- a CDS encoding DUF4145 domain-containing protein, whose protein sequence is MQTSYFPAKFNEPSFHCPHCNVFASQDWCDIYYDAGIGFKAMPLYRTSICAHCNEKAIWLKGNLVVPMTSTAPLPHSDMPLELIDDYNEAASIVNISPRGAAALLRLVLQKLMVSLGLPGKDINRDIGALVSSGLPELIQQALDIVRVVGNESVHPGQMDITDKHETAMQLFNLINFIIEDRITRPKQINELYMQLPEGKRLGIEQRDKAPK
- a CDS encoding HNH endonuclease, with protein sequence MPSKPKRPCSKPGCPNLTERKYCNQHKPVENNRYDNHRGTAAQRGYDSRWRKTRLGYLKKYPLCVHCQQEEKHIPATVVDHIIPHKGDKQLFWDKNNWQPLCKRHHDIKTAKEDGGFGNK